A single Thermosynechococcus vestitus BP-1 DNA region contains:
- the fabZ gene encoding 3-hydroxyacyl-ACP dehydratase FabZ, whose amino-acid sequence MPTLTDSPPTTVLTVTELQQLLPHRYPFLLVDRIIDYVPEKYAVGLKNVTINEPFFQGHFPGRPIMPGVLIVEALAQVGGVVLMQMNWAKDKLSVFAGIDKVRFRRPVVPGDQLILRAELLVVKQQRIGKMQGRAEVNGQLVCEGEMMFSLVD is encoded by the coding sequence ATGCCAACGTTGACTGATTCCCCACCAACCACTGTACTGACGGTCACTGAGCTACAGCAGTTGCTCCCCCACCGCTACCCTTTTTTGCTGGTGGATCGGATCATTGACTATGTCCCCGAAAAGTATGCTGTGGGGCTAAAAAACGTCACCATCAACGAACCCTTTTTTCAAGGGCACTTTCCGGGTCGCCCGATCATGCCGGGGGTGCTCATTGTGGAAGCCCTTGCCCAAGTGGGCGGGGTTGTGCTGATGCAGATGAACTGGGCAAAGGATAAACTTTCTGTGTTCGCGGGCATTGATAAGGTGCGCTTTCGCCGTCCAGTCGTCCCCGGAGATCAGTTGATCCTGCGGGCGGAGCTTCTTGTTGTCAAACAACAGCGCATTGGAAAAATGCAAGGACGGGCTGAGGTGAATGGTCAATTGGTCTGTGAGGGCGAGATGATGTTCTCGCTGGTGGACTAG